From the genome of Niabella agricola, one region includes:
- a CDS encoding SusC/RagA family TonB-linked outer membrane protein yields the protein MQKNLIFRKLLYMLILLAATVSGGLWAQVPGTISVKGVVSDEAGKPVSGASVEVKGTTAATRTDDAGRFTITAPKDAVVGISSVGYETQELTVSGPAINVVLKQKTSSMDEVVVIGYGSRKKSDVTGATASISGDKLRTVPASNLTQALQGRITGVVATPSSFKPGAGATIRIRGNRSLNASNEPLYVVDGFPVSYTIDDLNPADIESVDILKDASATAIYGVRGANGVVQITTRKGRAGKVSVTYMGSKSIEKVTRPLPVFNGAEIADAWRQAFFADRQYTATRGTASASNPLYYYPTAVNDIALFWKRFGSEAQWNAVKDAYTWDVYDPVNNIFRARKRATTAEERALMQGLGITTQLDSVDLYDPSKVKGYDWQNEVGLRNGSTDNHSISVSGGSEKIKASLSAGYFKQKGIEWAQDYTRYSIGNTVDFKPARFLNFGTSINFSHSITNSSTSSFGNASGMIPLVTPYDSAGKWVLYPNGDQQIRSAINDRNTVFDETKANRIFGNVYAEVTLLKGLKYRTMFGADIRSSVRGQFNGAESSVRLGGLASASQTDNRASSWVFDNIVTYNTSIKNDHSLNVTLLHEMQSLNRSSSLTMSANNLIFESQKWYSLQRNTDATVTGSGDFSASQYLSYMARVEYGFRSKYLLTLSNRYDNSSVLSEDNKGAWFPSGSIAWQLDRESFFSNQGFFNSAKIRAGIGRVGNASIDPYQTGGPLAFTNYNWGNGTAAIGTAPSTFPTPGLGWEKTTTTNLGLEFGLLNNRITGTVDLYNSNTTDLLQKRTIPAANGVTWMYFNLGKVNNRGIEIALTTRNIARPEFSWTTDFMFTKNKERIVDIDGSGNSNYANLWILGQPLQVYWSYKKEGIFQYADTAANGILSAIFWPKNGRTNSAYQPGKIKIFDANGDSAFSPIDKVVLGSHNPDFIASVNNTFTYKNFELNFLTYFRVGGLYRVPRPGLVGRYQSSKVDYWTPSNPSNDYQQPTQTSDIPLYWEALTYRKATFIRVKNITLTYRLPRHFTERAHMSNMAVYVTAMNPVLIHNADKNYDPETVPYKEFVDVSNTGQVGPNSYSYRSFVLGVRVDL from the coding sequence ATGCAAAAAAACTTAATCTTTAGAAAATTGCTGTATATGCTGATCCTGCTGGCGGCAACCGTATCGGGAGGGCTTTGGGCGCAGGTTCCGGGAACTATTTCAGTGAAAGGGGTCGTTTCGGATGAAGCCGGTAAACCGGTTTCGGGAGCTTCTGTTGAAGTAAAAGGAACCACCGCCGCTACACGCACCGACGATGCCGGCCGGTTTACCATTACGGCCCCGAAGGACGCTGTGGTCGGGATCTCCAGCGTGGGATATGAAACACAGGAGCTAACCGTTTCCGGGCCGGCGATAAACGTAGTACTGAAACAAAAAACCAGTTCAATGGATGAAGTGGTGGTCATTGGTTATGGATCGCGGAAGAAGTCGGATGTAACTGGGGCTACGGCTTCCATCAGCGGTGATAAGCTCAGAACTGTACCTGCTTCCAACCTTACACAGGCCCTCCAGGGAAGGATCACGGGTGTGGTGGCCACCCCAAGCAGTTTTAAACCTGGTGCCGGCGCCACCATCCGCATTCGCGGAAACCGTTCCCTCAATGCCAGTAACGAACCTTTATATGTAGTGGATGGGTTCCCGGTGAGTTATACCATCGATGACCTGAACCCAGCCGATATCGAAAGCGTGGATATATTAAAAGACGCGTCCGCAACGGCCATTTATGGTGTACGAGGTGCCAATGGAGTGGTACAGATTACTACCAGGAAGGGGAGGGCCGGAAAGGTAAGTGTTACCTACATGGGCAGTAAATCGATCGAGAAGGTTACCCGCCCGCTGCCCGTTTTTAACGGCGCCGAGATTGCCGATGCCTGGAGGCAGGCTTTTTTTGCAGACCGCCAGTATACGGCAACAAGGGGTACCGCTTCAGCTAGCAATCCCTTGTATTATTATCCCACGGCTGTGAATGATATTGCGCTGTTCTGGAAGCGCTTTGGCAGCGAGGCGCAGTGGAATGCAGTCAAAGACGCCTATACCTGGGATGTATATGATCCGGTGAACAATATCTTCAGGGCCCGGAAAAGGGCTACCACCGCTGAAGAAAGAGCCCTGATGCAGGGGCTGGGCATCACTACCCAGCTGGACAGTGTGGACCTGTATGATCCCTCAAAAGTAAAAGGCTACGACTGGCAAAATGAAGTAGGCCTGAGGAACGGGTCGACCGATAATCATAGCATCTCGGTATCCGGGGGGAGCGAAAAAATAAAAGCATCCCTCAGTGCCGGTTATTTTAAACAGAAAGGCATTGAATGGGCGCAGGATTATACGCGCTATTCCATCGGCAATACGGTTGATTTCAAACCTGCCAGATTTTTGAATTTCGGTACCAGTATCAACTTTTCCCACAGCATTACCAATTCAAGCACCAGTTCCTTTGGCAATGCTTCCGGCATGATCCCGCTGGTGACGCCTTATGACTCGGCCGGCAAATGGGTGCTTTATCCGAATGGCGACCAGCAGATCCGCAGCGCCATTAATGACCGCAATACCGTTTTTGATGAAACCAAGGCCAACCGCATTTTTGGAAATGTATATGCCGAGGTAACGCTTTTGAAAGGGTTGAAATACCGTACAATGTTCGGCGCCGACATCCGCAGTTCCGTACGCGGCCAGTTTAACGGCGCCGAATCTTCAGTGCGGCTGGGTGGTCTGGCAAGTGCCAGTCAAACAGATAACAGGGCTTCCTCATGGGTATTTGACAATATTGTAACATATAACACGAGTATTAAGAATGACCATTCCCTGAACGTAACCCTCCTGCACGAGATGCAAAGCCTGAACCGTTCCTCTTCGCTGACCATGAGCGCGAACAACCTCATCTTCGAATCGCAGAAATGGTATTCGCTGCAACGGAACACCGACGCAACGGTAACCGGTAGTGGCGATTTTTCGGCTTCGCAATACCTGTCTTATATGGCAAGAGTGGAGTATGGGTTCAGGAGCAAATACCTGCTGACCCTCAGCAACCGCTACGACAATTCATCCGTGTTGTCGGAGGACAATAAAGGCGCCTGGTTCCCATCCGGATCCATTGCCTGGCAGCTGGATCGCGAATCGTTTTTTAGCAACCAGGGCTTTTTCAATAGTGCAAAGATCCGCGCAGGGATCGGTCGTGTTGGAAATGCTTCTATCGACCCTTATCAGACCGGTGGTCCTCTTGCGTTTACCAATTATAACTGGGGAAATGGCACGGCTGCCATCGGTACAGCGCCTTCTACCTTTCCTACGCCGGGTCTGGGCTGGGAAAAGACGACTACCACCAACCTGGGACTGGAATTTGGATTGCTAAACAACCGGATCACCGGTACGGTGGATCTGTACAATTCCAATACCACGGATCTGTTACAAAAACGTACCATACCAGCCGCAAACGGTGTTACCTGGATGTATTTTAATCTTGGCAAGGTAAATAACCGGGGCATCGAAATCGCATTGACGACCCGGAACATTGCCCGGCCGGAATTTAGCTGGACTACGGACTTTATGTTTACCAAAAATAAGGAGCGGATTGTGGATATCGATGGCTCCGGTAACAGCAATTATGCAAACCTGTGGATCCTGGGCCAACCCCTGCAGGTGTACTGGAGCTATAAGAAAGAGGGAATCTTCCAGTACGCAGACACGGCCGCAAACGGGATCCTGTCTGCCATTTTCTGGCCCAAGAACGGGCGCACCAACAGCGCTTATCAGCCGGGCAAGATTAAAATTTTTGATGCCAACGGAGATTCGGCGTTTAGCCCCATCGATAAAGTGGTATTGGGCTCACACAATCCCGATTTTATTGCCAGCGTTAATAATACATTTACCTATAAAAATTTTGAGCTGAATTTTCTCACTTATTTCCGGGTGGGAGGCCTGTACCGTGTGCCCCGTCCGGGACTGGTAGGACGTTATCAATCCAGTAAGGTCGATTACTGGACGCCTTCGAATCCCAGCAATGATTACCAGCAACCCACTCAAACAAGCGACATTCCCTTGTACTGGGAAGCGCTTACTTACCGCAAAGCGACTTTCATCAGGGTAAAAAATATTACGCTTACGTACCGCCTGCCCAGGCATTTCACCGAGAGGGCCCATATGAGCAATATGGCCGTATATGTAACAGCCATGAACCCCGTGCTCATCCACAATGCCGATAAGAACTATGATCCCGAAACGGTGCCTTACAAGGAATTTGTGGATGTTTCAAACACCGGGCAGGTGGGCCCCAACTCTTACAGCTACCGGAGTTTTGTACTTGGTGTGAGGGTTGATCTGTAA
- a CDS encoding rhamnogalacturonidase, producing MQNKKTIIFILVLVLTVPVLKSTAQRFPDSTPIPAWFSDTAVAELHTLGKKYNITDHGVRNDSTVVQTGHIQAVIDKAAGEGGGVIIIPKGVFLSGSLFFKPKTHLYLEEGATLKCSDRIADFKVVTTRIEGQSLKYFAALVNADGLDGFTISGKGTINGNGLNCWKAFWLRRQWNPECTNMDEQRPRLLFVSNSRNVQVSGVQLLNSPFWTSHYYKCENLKILGVRILAGTNNGFEVRAPSSDGIDLDVCRNVLIKNCYISVNDDGVCLKGGKGPKADKDASNGANQNIIVEDNIFDNCPSLTLGSESVFTHNVIMRRCTVKNTSHVLLLKMRPDTPQQHEYVLVEDITGTARNFLSISPWTQFFDLKGQPEPRSFARHITMRNCRVSCNTFLNIKSSRQYTLSDFILERLRMTAPEGTDTALDFIKNLQLKNITVNDKQWGR from the coding sequence ATGCAGAACAAAAAAACAATCATTTTTATACTGGTGCTGGTGCTTACGGTTCCTGTTTTAAAGAGCACGGCGCAACGCTTCCCCGATAGTACGCCTATACCTGCCTGGTTCTCTGATACGGCTGTCGCTGAGCTCCATACATTGGGCAAAAAGTACAACATTACAGATCATGGTGTAAGGAACGATAGTACAGTAGTCCAAACCGGGCATATCCAGGCAGTGATTGACAAAGCGGCCGGCGAAGGAGGGGGCGTTATTATCATCCCGAAAGGTGTTTTCCTCAGCGGTTCCCTGTTTTTTAAGCCAAAAACACATTTATACCTGGAGGAAGGCGCCACCCTCAAATGCAGCGATCGTATCGCCGATTTTAAGGTGGTTACCACCCGGATCGAGGGACAGTCATTGAAATATTTCGCAGCCCTGGTGAATGCCGACGGGCTGGACGGGTTTACGATTTCGGGCAAGGGTACCATTAATGGCAATGGACTGAACTGCTGGAAAGCATTCTGGCTGCGCCGCCAGTGGAATCCTGAATGCACCAATATGGATGAGCAACGCCCGCGGCTCTTATTTGTTTCAAACAGCAGGAATGTGCAGGTTTCAGGGGTACAGTTGCTGAATTCGCCGTTCTGGACTTCGCATTATTATAAATGTGAGAACCTGAAAATCCTGGGGGTTCGGATCTTGGCAGGTACCAATAACGGATTCGAGGTACGCGCCCCAAGTTCCGATGGGATCGACCTGGATGTATGCCGGAATGTGTTGATAAAAAATTGCTATATATCGGTCAACGATGATGGTGTTTGTCTGAAAGGAGGCAAGGGGCCCAAGGCCGACAAGGATGCCAGCAACGGTGCCAACCAAAATATTATTGTGGAAGACAATATCTTTGATAACTGCCCTTCATTAACGCTGGGGAGTGAATCGGTTTTTACACACAATGTCATTATGCGGCGCTGCACCGTAAAGAACACATCGCACGTGCTGCTGCTGAAGATGCGCCCCGATACACCGCAACAGCATGAATACGTATTGGTAGAGGATATTACCGGTACGGCACGCAATTTTCTTTCTATAAGCCCCTGGACACAGTTCTTCGATCTGAAAGGGCAGCCGGAACCCCGGTCTTTTGCTCGTCATATTACCATGCGCAATTGCCGGGTGAGCTGTAATACGTTTCTTAACATTAAATCCTCCAGGCAATACACCCTATCCGATTTTATCTTGGAGCGGCTGCGCATGACCGCTCCGGAGGGGACCGATACCGCATTGGACTTTATTAAAAACCTGCAGTTGAAAAATATAACGGTGAACGATAAACAATGGGGCAGGTGA
- a CDS encoding rhamnogalacturonan acetylesterase has protein sequence MKYFKYLLAVVSIILVSFSYLKPRPVLYIIGDSTVKNGSGKGADALWGWGSLIGSYFDTAKIEVQNHAIGGRSSRTFITDGRWDAILKTLKKGDYVLIQFGHNDSSPLDDTARARGTIKGIGDERRTIYNPIRKVNETVYTYGYYMRRFVNEARKKGAIPIICSPVPRNNFNDGKVKRGDQDYGLWAKQVAEQTGAFFIDLNQRVADQYDRLGAEAVNKFFPKDHTHPDLEGSTLNAEMVIAGITALKNCGLREFINLPGKVK, from the coding sequence ATGAAATACTTCAAATATCTCCTGGCTGTTGTCAGCATCATCCTGGTCTCGTTTTCGTATCTGAAGCCAAGGCCGGTATTATACATTATTGGCGATTCAACCGTTAAGAACGGAAGCGGAAAAGGAGCAGATGCGCTCTGGGGGTGGGGAAGCCTTATCGGGAGCTATTTTGATACGGCAAAAATAGAGGTGCAAAATCATGCCATTGGGGGCCGGAGCAGCCGTACATTTATTACGGACGGGCGATGGGATGCCATTTTGAAAACTCTTAAAAAAGGCGATTATGTGCTCATACAGTTTGGGCATAACGACAGCAGCCCGCTGGATGACACCGCAAGGGCGCGCGGAACTATTAAGGGGATTGGTGACGAGCGCAGAACGATTTATAATCCCATCCGCAAGGTCAATGAAACGGTATATACTTACGGGTATTACATGCGCAGATTTGTAAACGAAGCCAGGAAAAAAGGAGCCATCCCCATTATTTGCTCACCGGTTCCGCGCAATAATTTTAACGACGGAAAAGTGAAACGCGGCGACCAGGATTACGGGCTCTGGGCAAAACAGGTAGCGGAGCAAACCGGTGCGTTTTTCATCGATCTGAACCAGCGCGTTGCCGATCAATACGACCGTTTAGGCGCGGAGGCGGTCAATAAATTCTTCCCGAAAGATCATACGCATCCGGATCTTGAAGGTTCTACGCTGAATGCGGAAATGGTGATCGCCGGCATAACCGCCCTGAAAAACTGCGGGCTCCGGGAGTTTATCAATCTGCCAGGTAAGGTTAAATGA
- a CDS encoding RagB/SusD family nutrient uptake outer membrane protein, whose translation MKYIYTDRRWMMLAILMVLTVSCKKFIKEDLVTTLNEDYYKTDAGLEDLVKSAYAPLQWKFTGEQSYCMSNFGTDEFREGDQFNNVRYNDYDANLNSNDPFVNDLWENDYAGIRRCNQGIELITAYDNPSSAVLGTQAKKDLRIAELKALRGFYYFQLLQQLGGVPLVLTVPKEPQYEFPRATEAAVYNQIIKDLQEAGPVLPWRYSGTDRGRATRAMVDHYLAKVYLTRGSAVTEQRGQKATDMDSVIYYANEVIANSGHTLESDYGNLFNAGYPDGIIAPLGQAGVPPTGSKAKIDANNASNEIIFAAQFSSNLSLAGTNNTTHLYYPTQYDAGMPGMTRDFFNGRPYRRLRPTDYTIDIFDKVHDSRFFKTFQTVFYRNVPYAEKETLPKFTAADAPNPSLIGKPRVMPGDTAALFIVNPAGNPVLTSKIAAMRYYAVFARYKQTAVGGAVSSDFNANKYLSMIKFSDPIRLTTTNNEARGIRNGTYARLAETYLMIAEAYGRKGDYATALNYVNVLRKRAAYKSNESRSPQIWQYLGGANTLDNTETANLATEQLFTTNAPGELYPDNVTSTTDRFIHFILNERTRELCGEFYRWEDLARTETLYDRTRLFNADISPSFARYHKRRPIPYQQMLAQQMNGKPMTAEEMAAYQNPGYN comes from the coding sequence ATGAAATATATATATACAGACAGAAGATGGATGATGTTAGCTATTTTGATGGTGCTGACGGTATCCTGTAAGAAATTTATAAAAGAAGATTTGGTAACCACGCTCAATGAAGACTATTATAAAACCGATGCGGGGCTGGAGGACCTGGTGAAATCGGCTTACGCGCCGCTGCAGTGGAAATTTACGGGTGAGCAGTCTTATTGTATGTCCAATTTCGGTACCGATGAGTTTCGGGAGGGTGATCAGTTCAACAACGTGCGATATAACGATTACGATGCCAATCTGAACTCCAACGACCCGTTTGTAAATGATCTGTGGGAGAACGACTACGCGGGCATCCGGCGTTGCAACCAGGGTATTGAGCTGATTACCGCCTATGATAACCCGTCATCGGCTGTATTGGGAACCCAGGCAAAGAAAGACCTGCGCATTGCAGAATTGAAGGCATTGAGGGGATTTTATTATTTCCAGCTCTTACAACAGCTGGGAGGGGTACCCCTGGTACTAACCGTACCAAAGGAACCTCAGTATGAATTTCCGAGGGCAACAGAGGCTGCGGTATATAATCAGATCATTAAAGACCTGCAGGAAGCCGGACCGGTATTGCCCTGGCGTTATAGCGGAACCGATCGCGGAAGGGCCACCCGGGCAATGGTTGATCATTACCTGGCTAAGGTATACCTTACCCGGGGCAGTGCTGTTACCGAGCAACGCGGACAAAAAGCCACAGATATGGACAGCGTTATTTATTACGCCAACGAGGTCATTGCCAATAGCGGCCACACACTGGAGAGCGATTATGGCAACCTCTTTAATGCCGGCTACCCGGATGGGATCATTGCGCCGCTTGGGCAGGCCGGGGTTCCGCCCACAGGCAGTAAAGCAAAGATTGATGCCAATAATGCCAGCAATGAAATCATCTTTGCTGCGCAATTCAGCAGTAACCTTAGCCTGGCAGGCACCAATAATACCACACATCTGTATTACCCAACGCAGTATGATGCCGGCATGCCGGGCATGACAAGAGACTTCTTTAACGGAAGACCCTACCGGCGGCTGCGTCCTACCGATTATACTATTGATATTTTTGATAAAGTGCACGACTCGCGGTTCTTTAAAACTTTTCAAACCGTATTTTACCGGAATGTACCCTATGCTGAAAAAGAAACGCTTCCGAAATTTACGGCGGCAGACGCGCCCAATCCCTCGCTTATCGGTAAGCCCCGCGTAATGCCGGGGGATACGGCGGCCCTGTTTATCGTAAACCCGGCCGGTAATCCCGTTCTTACTTCAAAGATTGCCGCTATGCGTTACTATGCAGTATTCGCACGCTACAAGCAAACCGCCGTTGGCGGAGCCGTGTCTTCCGATTTCAATGCCAACAAATACCTTTCAATGATAAAATTTTCGGATCCCATCCGTCTTACGACCACCAACAATGAAGCAAGAGGAATCCGGAACGGCACCTATGCCCGGCTTGCTGAAACCTACCTGATGATTGCGGAAGCCTATGGCCGCAAAGGGGATTATGCAACGGCGCTTAATTATGTGAACGTGCTTCGGAAAAGAGCAGCCTACAAATCCAATGAAAGCCGGAGCCCGCAGATCTGGCAATACCTGGGTGGGGCCAATACGCTGGATAATACCGAGACCGCCAACCTCGCCACAGAACAGCTATTTACCACCAATGCGCCGGGTGAGCTTTATCCGGATAACGTAACTTCAACCACGGACCGGTTCATTCACTTTATATTGAACGAACGGACAAGAGAGTTGTGCGGAGAGTTTTATCGTTGGGAGGACCTGGCGCGTACAGAAACCCTGTATGACCGCACGCGGCTCTTCAACGCCGATATCAGCCCTTCCTTTGCCCGGTACCATAAACGCCGGCCGATTCCCTACCAACAGATGCTGGCGCAGCAGATGAATGGCAAGCCGATGACGGCTGAAGAAATGGCTGCTTATCAAAACCCGGGGTATAACTAG
- a CDS encoding glycoside hydrolase family 127 protein produces the protein MKKSICVCWLMLVWIPVCLAQQKGPERHNLAMIAMPSGSGDDFSHLYDGVMPVNKGDLAPAGHGGSSRPEVQWVQYEWKQPVAIEEIALYWHNFNGREPIPAAYRIQYWNGKGFVPVKNVTGLGLKNDVFNHSRFDEIKTTRLRLEIDAAYRQVPSLQEWVVYQVEGAAYPPLVDAGIDRNVMLNGKTYLSGSVRSSTPVQKIVWKKLSGPGTVTFSNAQDKTGTAVFSATGDYVLSLEAASGKLQARSSIKVKVVSPPPARRLDVVYTRRYRVDHQLWSDRVKALIVSWIPFCIDQCERTDLSVGNGGIDNFIEAAKALRGAPHGPHKGYVFSNAWVHQTVEAMCEALMVDPQGDQEMIAAQQKMQKTLNRWIPIILAAQESDGYLQTAFTLRDTNRWHNRWSPEGRGNHEGYVAGYFIESAINHYTLTEGKDKRLYNAAKKLADCWVAYIGPGKNAWYDGHQEMEQALVRFGRFVNDMEGHQSHGDSYIKLARFLLDNRNGGSSYDQSHVPVQQQYEAVGHAVRATYNYSGMADVAAETGDVDYQSAVMSLWDNMVNRKYYITGGIGSGETSEGFGPDFSLGNDAYCESCSSCGLIFFQYKMNLAYHDAKYADLYEETMYNALLGSLSLDGKYFTYTNALSTSQPRYAWHVCPCCVGNIPRTLLMLPTWTYVRGEQGLYVNLFVGSTIKVDQVAGTDVEMIQKTDYPWSGKVRITVNPDQKKAFTIYIRVPNRSTSKLYRAVPLVQGLKFMSVNGRMIASTVHQGYVAVTRVWEKGDQIDLELPMEIQRVTADARIAADKGKVALRYGPLVYNVEAADQDIKKTISNGPLSLQWRPDLLRGVMVIKGSWTDGSPLLAIPNYSRMNRVAATPLPAEDAAREPLSKIWIPAHTSE, from the coding sequence ATGAAAAAAAGTATCTGTGTATGTTGGCTGATGCTTGTTTGGATACCCGTTTGCCTTGCGCAGCAGAAGGGGCCGGAACGGCATAACCTGGCGATGATAGCAATGCCCTCCGGGTCGGGGGACGATTTTTCGCATTTGTATGATGGTGTGATGCCCGTAAATAAGGGCGACCTCGCTCCGGCCGGGCATGGCGGATCATCCCGTCCGGAGGTGCAATGGGTGCAATACGAGTGGAAACAGCCGGTGGCGATAGAAGAGATCGCCTTGTACTGGCACAATTTTAACGGCCGTGAACCCATACCCGCAGCGTACCGCATTCAATACTGGAATGGTAAGGGTTTTGTGCCGGTGAAGAATGTTACGGGACTGGGACTAAAGAACGACGTGTTCAATCATAGCCGTTTTGATGAAATAAAAACCACCCGCCTGCGGCTGGAGATAGATGCCGCTTACCGGCAGGTGCCGTCGTTGCAGGAATGGGTGGTTTACCAGGTCGAAGGTGCCGCCTATCCGCCGCTTGTGGATGCGGGCATCGACCGGAATGTAATGTTAAATGGGAAAACATATCTTTCGGGTAGCGTACGGTCATCAACACCGGTTCAAAAGATTGTATGGAAAAAGTTATCAGGCCCGGGAACGGTTACTTTCAGCAATGCGCAGGATAAAACAGGTACGGCCGTTTTCTCCGCCACCGGCGATTATGTGCTTTCTCTTGAGGCCGCTTCCGGCAAGCTGCAGGCCAGATCTTCCATAAAAGTAAAAGTGGTCTCACCGCCACCGGCCCGGCGCCTGGATGTGGTGTATACACGCCGTTATAGGGTAGATCATCAGTTATGGAGCGACCGGGTCAAAGCACTGATCGTTAGCTGGATTCCCTTTTGTATCGATCAATGCGAACGCACCGATCTGTCCGTTGGAAACGGAGGTATTGATAATTTTATTGAGGCCGCAAAAGCGCTGCGTGGAGCGCCGCACGGACCGCATAAGGGCTACGTATTCTCAAATGCCTGGGTGCACCAGACGGTGGAGGCGATGTGCGAAGCCCTTATGGTGGATCCGCAGGGTGACCAGGAGATGATTGCAGCCCAGCAGAAAATGCAGAAAACCCTGAACCGGTGGATCCCCATCATCCTGGCGGCGCAGGAATCCGATGGCTATCTGCAAACGGCCTTTACATTGCGCGATACCAACAGGTGGCATAACCGCTGGTCTCCGGAGGGGCGGGGGAACCATGAAGGATATGTGGCGGGGTACTTTATTGAATCGGCGATCAATCACTACACGCTTACAGAGGGTAAGGACAAGCGCCTGTACAATGCGGCCAAAAAACTGGCGGATTGCTGGGTCGCCTACATTGGTCCGGGCAAAAATGCCTGGTACGACGGACACCAGGAAATGGAGCAGGCCCTGGTGCGGTTTGGCCGGTTTGTGAATGATATGGAGGGACATCAAAGCCATGGAGACAGCTATATTAAGCTGGCCCGGTTCCTGCTGGATAACCGCAATGGCGGAAGTTCTTATGATCAGAGCCATGTACCGGTGCAGCAACAGTATGAAGCTGTAGGACATGCGGTGCGCGCCACCTATAATTATTCAGGCATGGCAGATGTGGCCGCAGAAACCGGTGATGTGGATTATCAAAGTGCGGTAATGTCGCTTTGGGACAATATGGTGAACCGGAAATATTATATCACCGGCGGAATCGGAAGTGGTGAAACCTCCGAAGGTTTCGGTCCTGATTTTTCATTAGGCAATGATGCTTACTGCGAGTCCTGCTCCAGCTGCGGGCTCATATTTTTTCAGTATAAGATGAACCTGGCCTACCATGATGCCAAATATGCAGACCTTTATGAAGAAACGATGTACAATGCCTTGCTGGGGTCCTTATCGCTCGATGGCAAATACTTTACGTATACGAATGCGCTGTCTACCAGTCAGCCAAGATACGCCTGGCATGTGTGTCCCTGCTGTGTAGGCAATATTCCCCGCACGCTGCTGATGTTGCCCACCTGGACCTATGTCAGGGGCGAACAGGGACTTTATGTAAACCTTTTTGTAGGAAGTACCATCAAAGTGGATCAGGTTGCGGGCACAGACGTAGAGATGATACAAAAAACAGATTACCCCTGGAGCGGAAAGGTTCGTATTACGGTAAATCCGGATCAAAAAAAAGCATTTACGATTTATATCCGTGTGCCCAATCGCAGCACCAGCAAACTGTACAGGGCCGTGCCCTTGGTGCAGGGGCTGAAATTCATGTCTGTAAACGGCAGGATGATTGCTTCAACAGTGCATCAGGGTTACGTGGCGGTTACCAGAGTATGGGAAAAAGGAGATCAGATCGACCTGGAATTGCCAATGGAAATACAACGCGTAACCGCTGATGCGCGCATCGCCGCCGATAAAGGGAAGGTGGCGCTTCGTTATGGCCCGCTTGTTTATAATGTGGAAGCCGCCGACCAGGATATCAAAAAAACGATCAGTAACGGGCCGTTGAGTTTGCAATGGAGACCCGATCTGCTACGCGGCGTTATGGTGATTAAGGGGAGCTGGACAGATGGATCGCCGTTACTGGCGATCCCCAATTATAGCCGGATGAACCGGGTGGCGGCAACACCCCTGCCGGCAGAAGATGCCGCGCGGGAACCCCTGAGCAAAATCTGGATCCCGGCCCATACATCAGAATAA
- a CDS encoding glycoside hydrolase family 43 protein, with protein MRKYMIFLFFITTRLMAQEDNVYMFCYFKDNGQDGLHLAYSRDGYQWTALRDDRSFLTPAAGKDKLMRDPCIIKGPDGLFHMVWTVSWNEKGIGYAASKDLVHWSAQRYLPLMEHENALNCWAPEINYDAKNKRYMIYWATTIPGRFPDTDSSGDGRYNHRMYYVFTKDFKTFSKPEILYNKGFTVIDATIKEQDGQYLMFLKDETKLPVPQKNIRIAASRYLYKDYGAPSAPVTGNYWAEGPTVLQMGREWIVYFDKYRDHSYGAIRSADLKNWVDVSDKLRMPTGLKHGTVFMITQKEFETFFKE; from the coding sequence ATGAGAAAATATATGATATTCCTTTTCTTTATTACCACGAGGCTTATGGCCCAGGAGGATAACGTATATATGTTCTGCTATTTTAAAGATAATGGACAGGATGGTTTACACCTGGCCTATAGCAGGGACGGATATCAGTGGACAGCGCTCCGGGATGACCGGTCTTTTCTAACACCGGCCGCTGGTAAGGATAAACTGATGCGCGACCCCTGTATCATTAAAGGACCTGATGGTTTGTTTCATATGGTGTGGACCGTGAGCTGGAATGAAAAAGGCATCGGGTATGCCGCTTCAAAAGACCTGGTGCACTGGAGTGCGCAACGCTATCTTCCTTTAATGGAGCATGAAAATGCGCTGAATTGCTGGGCGCCCGAAATCAACTACGACGCAAAAAATAAGCGCTACATGATCTACTGGGCCACTACTATTCCCGGCCGGTTCCCCGACACAGATTCGTCCGGCGATGGCCGGTATAACCACCGGATGTACTATGTGTTTACAAAAGATTTCAAAACCTTTTCAAAGCCGGAAATATTGTATAACAAGGGATTTACGGTTATTGATGCCACCATAAAGGAGCAGGACGGGCAGTATCTGATGTTTCTTAAAGATGAGACAAAGTTGCCGGTACCGCAGAAGAATATCCGAATTGCAGCCAGTAGATACCTGTATAAAGATTATGGTGCACCTTCGGCCCCTGTTACCGGCAACTACTGGGCGGAAGGCCCCACCGTGTTACAAATGGGCCGGGAGTGGATCGTTTATTTTGATAAATACCGCGATCATAGTTATGGAGCGATCCGCTCCGCTGATCTGAAAAACTGGGTGGATGTTTCCGACAAGCTCCGCATGCCAACGGGTTTAAAACACGGAACCGTTTTTATGATTACCCAGAAGGAATTTGAAACATTTTTTAAAGAATGA